In a single window of the Raphanus sativus cultivar WK10039 chromosome 9, ASM80110v3, whole genome shotgun sequence genome:
- the LOC108825180 gene encoding uncharacterized protein LOC108825180, translating to MLFCEVGSGITASFWQDNWTNAGPLIELIGERGPQITGLSIDAVVADVLTSDGWRWDRSRSRSPVIALLKDTLPNAQEIIASEVDDNYVWIPVRGRGNGCFSVSETWRALHPFPLEVPWHKAVWFAGRIPKHAFITWIAARDRMVTRDRLIRWGLSVPSTCVLCTGREESRLPQEILTRL from the exons ATGCTGTTCTGCGAAGTGGGTTCGGGTATCACTGCTAGCTTCTGGCAGGATAACTGGACTAATGCTGGTCCCCTTATTGAGTTGATAGGTGAAAGAGGTCCCCAGATCACGGGTTTAAGTATTGATGCAGTTGTGGCTGATGTTTTGACGAGTGATGGATGGCGTTGGGATCGGAGTAGAAGTAGAAGCCCGGTAATCGCTTTGTTAAAAGACACCTTGCCTAATGCTCAAGAGATTATAGCTTCGGAAGTGGATGACAATTATGTTTGGATCCCGGTGAGGGGGAGAGGAAATGGTTGTTTTTCAGTCTCTGAAACGTGGAGGGCATTGCATCCTTTCCCTTTGGAAGTTCCCTGGCATAAGGCTGTTTGGTTTGCAGGGAGGATTCCGAAGCATGCGTTTATCACGTGGATAGCAGCTCGTGATAGAATGGTTACAAGGGACAGGCTCATTAGATGGGGTTTGTCAGTTCCTTCAACTTGTGTTCTGTGCACAGGAAGAGAGGAGAGCAG GCTCCCTCAAGAGATTCTAACACGACTCTGA
- the LOC130500303 gene encoding uncharacterized protein LOC130500303 — MQYYGTHEKEYYDVAHGQSRQSNSQNHQGYDQSQSRPVYGHSPTLNYRSHGGFLDGLFKGRNGQKGQNGLGSFLGKHKSQEANKGHGHGKLLGQHQKTNHETNKVTNGLGLFINNGEKKHKKQNEEKKKKNKDGHESGSSSGSDSD; from the coding sequence ATGCAGTATTACGGAACCCATGAAAAAGAATACTACGATGTGGCTCACGGCCAGAGCCGCCAGAGCAATAGCCAGAACCACCAGGGATATGACCAGAGCCAAAGTCGTCCAGTATATGGCCATAGCCCTACTCTGAACTACCGTAGCCACGGTGGGTTTCTTGATGGGCTATTCAAGGGTCGAAATGGCCAAAAGGGTCAGAACGGCCTAGGATCGTTTCTAGGGAAACACAAGAGCCAAGAGGCTAACAAGGGCCATGGACATGGGAAGCTCTTAGGACAGCACCAGAAGACAAATCATGAGACAAACAAAGTTACCAATGGCCTAGGTCTGTTCATAAACAATGGAGAGAAGAAACATAAGAAGcaaaatgaagaaaagaagaagaagaacaaggatGGGCATGAGAGTGGAAGCAGCAGCGGTAGCGACAGCGACTAA
- the LOC130494668 gene encoding uncharacterized protein LOC130494668 isoform X1: MEIVTPKASDSKKIATKAEDEKKTKKDDVMTSNGRKFTIIKGHLKIIEGLRQGKIKDDQPPKSPRSSSSSSYVMEIKMGNYKNSIQRSENTKRMETQHKGKKVMNVKQNTEESNVQKMKKVWDCESTLYDSFELNSFNRQLDNAISSSARSMSMPHLPPPPSETTSSPSTKKQPSNKISRSLKKLVKSIFRQKQSNTPFKACHGVDMDKYYVVFDNTGSLTTIPESRESLELGRSEINSLDRKTVSERFPPSRLAGISCS, from the exons ATGGAGATAGTTACACCTAAAGCCTCAGACTCAAAGAAGATAGCAACAAAAGCTGAGGatgagaagaagacaaagaaagaTGATGTGATGACCAGTAATGGTCGAAAGTTCACTATTATTAAAGGGCATCTCAAAATCATTGAGGGTTTAAGACAAGGTAAGATTAAAGACGATCAACCTCCTAAGAGCCCGagatcttcatcatcatcatcatatgtGATGGAGATCAAGATGGGAAATT ACAAAAACTCGATTCAAAGatcagaaaatactaaaaggATGGAAACTCAACACAAGGGTAAGAAGGTGATGAACGTGAAACAAAACACAGAAGAGAGCAACGTTCAAAAGATGAAGAAAGTATGGGATTGCGAAAGCACACTTTATGACTCGTTCGAGCTCAACTCCTTCAATCGTCAACTCGACAACGCAATATCTTCTTCCGCTAGATCCATGTCAATGCCTCACCTTCCTCCTCCACCGTCAGAAACCACGTCTTCGCCTTCGACAAAGAAGCAGCCATCAAACAAGATCTCACGCTCTTTAAAGAAACTCGTAAAGTCAATCTTCAGACAGAAACAGTCAAACACTCCCTTTAAGGCATGTCACGGCGTAGATATGGACAAATACTACGTCGTTTTTGACAACACAGGATCCCTCACGACGATTCCCGAGTCAAGAGAGTCATTAGAACTGGGTCGCTCAGAGATCAACTCGCTTGATAGAAAAACCGTGTCAGAGCGATTCCCACCGAGTCGACTCGCTGGTATATCTTGTTCCTGA
- the LOC108826746 gene encoding uncharacterized protein LOC108826746: protein MEQFRQIGEVLGSLNALMVLQDDILINQRQCCLLLEIFSLAFNTVAEDIRQNLKLEEKHSKWRALEQPLRELYRVFKEGETYVRNCMSNKDWWGKVINFHQNKDCVEFHIHNLFCYFPAVIEAIETAGEISGLDPSEMDRRRVVFSRKYDREWNDPKLFQWRFGKQYLVPKDICNRFEHSWREDRWNLVEALQEKRKSKSDEIGKTEKRLADFLLKKLTGLEQFNGRLFPSSILVGSKDYQVRRRLGGGGQYKEIQWLGDSFVLRHFFGDLEPLDAEISSLLSLCHSNILQYLCGFYDEEKKECSLVMELMHKDLKSYMKENCGPRRRYLFSVPVVIDIMLQIARGMEYLHSNEIFHGDLNPMNILLKERSHTEGYFHAKISGFGLNSVKTFTRASSRPTTPTPVIWYAPEVLAEMELDLKGITTPRSKFTHKADVYSFAMVCFELITGKVPFEDSHLQGDEMGKNIRRGERPLFPVPSPKYLVSLIKRCWHSEPSQRPTFSSICRILRYVKKFLVVNPDQGHMQIQNPLVDCWDLEARFLRKFSIESGSHAESVMQIPFQLYSYRVAEKEKMSPNLNKEESSDTGGESASESVSDPPTTPKYTKSLCLDAISEYSESSDTRSVYSEAPTKKISSALKKSGGDMAKLRRNSSTGFRSTGSSPVKPRPAPKVSLPLSPFGRNSKTRKDTRLPLSPMSPLSHPRRSRHLSGPASDSELT, encoded by the exons ATGGAGCAGTTCAGGCAAATCGGCGAGGTTCTTGGAAGCTTAAACGCGCTTATGGTATTACAAGACGATATCTTGATCAATCAGAGACAATGCTGTTTGTTGTTAGAGATTTTCAGTTTGGCTTTCAACACGGTAGCCGAAGATATCAGACAAAACTTGAAGCTGGAAGAGAAGCATTCCAAATGGAGAGCCCTTGAACAGCCTTTGAGAGAGCTCTACAGAGTGTTTAAAGAAGGTGAAACCTATGTTAGAAATTGCATGTCTAATAAAGATTGGTGGGGCAAAGTAATTAATTTTCATCAGAACAAAGATTGTGTTGAGTTTCACATACACAACTTGTTCTGTTACTTCCCTGCCGTGATCGAAGCCATCGAAACAGCTGGAGAGATCTCTGGTCTTGACCCTTCTGAGATGGACAGAAGGAGAGTTGTGTTTTCGAGAAAGTACGATAGAGAGTGGAATGATCCTAAGCTGTTTCAGTGGAGGTTTGGGAAACAGTATCTGGTTCCCAAGGATATATGCAACCGCTTTGAGCATTCATGGAGAGAAGACAGGTGGAATCTAGTGGAGGCGTTACAAGAGAAGAGAAAGTCCAAGAGCGATGAGATTGGCAAGACGGAGAAGCGTTTAGCTGACTTTCTGCTGAAGAAACTGACCGGTTTGGAACAGTTTAACGGTAGGCTCTTCCCGAGTTCGATACTGGTTGGTTCTAAAGATTACCAAGTGAGGAGGAGACTAGGCGGTGGTGGTCAGTACAAGGAGATTCAATGGTTAGGTGATTCTTTCGTGTTGAGACATTTTTTCGGAGATCTTGAGCCGTTGGATGCAGAGATATCTTCTCTGTTATCGCTATGTCACTCGAATATACTTCAGTACCTATGCGGATTCTAtgatgaagagaagaaagaatgCTCTCTGGTAATGGAGTTGATGCACAAAGACTTGAAAAGCTACATGAAGGAGAATTGTGGACCTAGAAGAAGATATCTCTTCTCTGTTCCCGTTGTGATTGACATCATGCTTCAAATCGCTAGAGGGATGGAGTATCTTCATTCAAACGAGATATTCCATGGAGACTTGAATCCAATGAACATTCTTTTGAAAGAGAGAAGCCACACCGAAGGTTACTTCCACGCCAAGATATCCGGTTTCGGTTTGAACTCGGTCAAAACTTTTACTCGAGCTTCCTCTAGACCAACCACTCCTACTCCTGTGATTTGGTATGCACCTGAGGTATTAGCAGAGATGGAGCTAGACCTCAAAGGTATAACAACTCCGAGATCGAAGTTTACACATAAAGCTGATGTGTATAGCTTTGCTATGGTGTGTTTTGAGCTTATAACAGGCAAAGTACCGTTTGAGGATAGTCATCTACAAGGAGATGAGATGGGTAAGAACataagaagaggagagagacCTCTCTTCCCAGTCCCTTCCCCTAAGTACCTAGTCAGTCTTATCAAACGGTGTTGGCACTCAGAACCTAGCCAGCGTCCCACATTCTCTTCCATCTGCCGGATACTCCGCTATGTCAAGAAGTTCTTAGTTGTGAATCCGGACCAGGGTCACATGCAAATCCAAAACCCGCTTGTGGATTGCTGGGACTTGGAAGCAAGATTCTTGAGAAAGTTCTCGATAGAGTCAGGGTCTCACGCGGAGTCCGTGATGCAAATACCGTTCCAGCTATACTCGTACAGGGTCGCGGAGAAAGAGAAGATGAGTCCAAACTTGAACAAAGAAGAGAGTTCTGACACAGGAGGTGAGTCTGCTTCAGAAAGCGTTTCGGATCCACCAACAACGCCAAAGTATACAAAGTCATTGTGCTTAGATGCAATATCTGAATACTCAGAGTCGTCGGATACAAGATCAGTTTACTCAGAGGCTCCTACGAAAAAAATCTCATCAGCTTTAAAGAAAAGTGGTGGTGACATGGCCAAACTCAGAAGAAATTCAAGCACag GTTTCCGGTCAACAGGATCATCGCCAGTAAAGCCAAGACCAGCACCGAAAGTGTCATTGCCGTTAAGTCCATTTGGAAGAAACAGCAAAACAAGGAAGGATACAAGACTGCCTTTGAGTCCTATGAGTCCTTTGAGCCATCCAAGACGTAGTAGACATCTCTCCGGTCCTGCTTCTGACTCTGAGCTAACTTAG
- the LOC130494668 gene encoding uncharacterized protein LOC130494668 isoform X2, giving the protein MEIVTPKASDSKKIATKAEDEKKTKKDDVMTSNGRKFTIIKGHLKIIEGLRQGKIKDDQPPKSPRSSSSSSYVMEIKMGNYKNSIQRSENTKRMETQHKGKKVMNVKQNTEESNVQKMKKVWDCESTLYDSFELNSFNRQLDNAISSSARSMSMPHLPPPPSETTSSPSTKKQPSNKISRSLKKLVKSIFRQKQSNTPFKACHGVDMDKYYVVFDNTGSLTTIPESRESLELGRSEINSLDRKTVSERFPPSRLAVC; this is encoded by the exons ATGGAGATAGTTACACCTAAAGCCTCAGACTCAAAGAAGATAGCAACAAAAGCTGAGGatgagaagaagacaaagaaagaTGATGTGATGACCAGTAATGGTCGAAAGTTCACTATTATTAAAGGGCATCTCAAAATCATTGAGGGTTTAAGACAAGGTAAGATTAAAGACGATCAACCTCCTAAGAGCCCGagatcttcatcatcatcatcatatgtGATGGAGATCAAGATGGGAAATT ACAAAAACTCGATTCAAAGatcagaaaatactaaaaggATGGAAACTCAACACAAGGGTAAGAAGGTGATGAACGTGAAACAAAACACAGAAGAGAGCAACGTTCAAAAGATGAAGAAAGTATGGGATTGCGAAAGCACACTTTATGACTCGTTCGAGCTCAACTCCTTCAATCGTCAACTCGACAACGCAATATCTTCTTCCGCTAGATCCATGTCAATGCCTCACCTTCCTCCTCCACCGTCAGAAACCACGTCTTCGCCTTCGACAAAGAAGCAGCCATCAAACAAGATCTCACGCTCTTTAAAGAAACTCGTAAAGTCAATCTTCAGACAGAAACAGTCAAACACTCCCTTTAAGGCATGTCACGGCGTAGATATGGACAAATACTACGTCGTTTTTGACAACACAGGATCCCTCACGACGATTCCCGAGTCAAGAGAGTCATTAGAACTGGGTCGCTCAGAGATCAACTCGCTTGATAGAAAAACCGTGTCAGAGCGATTCCCACCGAGTCGACTCGCTG TGTGTTAG
- the LOC130494668 gene encoding uncharacterized protein LOC130494668 isoform X3, with protein MEIVTPKASDSKKIATKAEDEKKTKKDDVMTSNGRKFTIIKGHLKIIEGLRQDKNSIQRSENTKRMETQHKGKKVMNVKQNTEESNVQKMKKVWDCESTLYDSFELNSFNRQLDNAISSSARSMSMPHLPPPPSETTSSPSTKKQPSNKISRSLKKLVKSIFRQKQSNTPFKACHGVDMDKYYVVFDNTGSLTTIPESRESLELGRSEINSLDRKTVSERFPPSRLAGISCS; from the exons ATGGAGATAGTTACACCTAAAGCCTCAGACTCAAAGAAGATAGCAACAAAAGCTGAGGatgagaagaagacaaagaaagaTGATGTGATGACCAGTAATGGTCGAAAGTTCACTATTATTAAAGGGCATCTCAAAATCATTGAGGGTTTAAGACAAG ACAAAAACTCGATTCAAAGatcagaaaatactaaaaggATGGAAACTCAACACAAGGGTAAGAAGGTGATGAACGTGAAACAAAACACAGAAGAGAGCAACGTTCAAAAGATGAAGAAAGTATGGGATTGCGAAAGCACACTTTATGACTCGTTCGAGCTCAACTCCTTCAATCGTCAACTCGACAACGCAATATCTTCTTCCGCTAGATCCATGTCAATGCCTCACCTTCCTCCTCCACCGTCAGAAACCACGTCTTCGCCTTCGACAAAGAAGCAGCCATCAAACAAGATCTCACGCTCTTTAAAGAAACTCGTAAAGTCAATCTTCAGACAGAAACAGTCAAACACTCCCTTTAAGGCATGTCACGGCGTAGATATGGACAAATACTACGTCGTTTTTGACAACACAGGATCCCTCACGACGATTCCCGAGTCAAGAGAGTCATTAGAACTGGGTCGCTCAGAGATCAACTCGCTTGATAGAAAAACCGTGTCAGAGCGATTCCCACCGAGTCGACTCGCTGGTATATCTTGTTCCTGA
- the LOC130499426 gene encoding uncharacterized protein LOC130499426 — protein MILMLSYSPAIISAVKYQSSSPFNTRRLSQSIISISRNKSFFLHLTETKEKRRRRENGRVSIVCDAGGMFPVDPWAPTIDSQSIASQLFAVSLFPYIGFLYFLTKSKTAPKLTLFGFYFLLAFVGATIPAGIYAKVHYGTSLSNVDWLHGGAESLLALTNLFIVLGLRQALRKSEDSDEDTPTTTSQQEQEKSSV, from the exons atgatTCTGATGCTTTCTTACTCTCCGGCGATTATATCAGCCGTTAAATATCAGAGCTCGTCTCCGTTCAACACTAGACGACTTTCTCAGTCTATTATCTCGATCTCCAGGAACAAAAGCTTCTTCTTACACTTGACAGAGacgaaagagaaaagaagaagaagagaaaatggGAGAGTATCGATCGTGTGTGACGCAGGAGGAATGTTTCCGGTAGACCCCTGGGCTCCAACCATTGATTCACAGAGCATAGCATCTCAGCTCTTCGCGGTGTCTCTGTTTCCATACATAGGTTTCCTCTACTTCCTCACTAAATCCAAAACTGCTCCGAAGCTCACACTTTTCGGATTCTACTTCTTGCTTGCCTTCGTCGGAGCTACAA TACCTGCTGGGATATATG CTAAGGTGCATTATGGAACATCATTGTCAAACGTTGATTGGTTACATGGAGGAGCTGAATCACTTCTTGCTCTCACCAATTTGTTCATCGTGTTGGGTCTCAGACAAGCTTTGCGCAAGTCTGAAGATAGTGATGAAGATACTCCAACCACAACGAGtcaacaagaacaagaaaaatctTCAGTCTAG